Proteins encoded by one window of Lathyrus oleraceus cultivar Zhongwan6 chromosome 1, CAAS_Psat_ZW6_1.0, whole genome shotgun sequence:
- the LOC127087327 gene encoding uncharacterized protein LOC127087327 yields MVKIITTTKAQGRPPRLNELFVKTRTKKSGDLVDDRSRRTIEEYQRLLTQFLVENPQYTPVGSNPLDPRVDMYIWSLVTGGKGRNGCFFGVGPLAGNYRTGDRTLFDRVASGEGTSRPTQLTPEMMETVRQLALTEARRETAEREAALKAELEEMKKRQHDMEEQMRQFMQSMSRNQNQRTSEDDEDDDEFDV; encoded by the exons ATGGTAAAAATTATAACTACG ACTAAGGCACAAGGAAGACCCCCCCGACTTAATGAGTTGTTTGTGAAGACCCGTACAAAAAAATCGGGGGATTTGGTTGATGATCGGTCGAGAAGAACTATA GAGGAGTATCAAAGATTGCTCACACAATTTCTAGTTGAAAATCCTCAATATACACCTGTTGGTTCTAATCCGCTTGATCCACGCGTGGATATGTATATTTGGAGCTTAGTCACTGGAGGGAAGGGACGTAATGGGTGTTTTTTTGGTGTTGGTCCTTTGGCTGGCAACTACAGAACCGGAGATAGAACTTTATTTGATAGAGTTGCAAGTGGGGAAGGAACGTCCCGTCCAACACAATTGACACCTGAAATGATGGAAACGGTGAGGCAACTGGCTCTAACAGAGGCTAGACGAGAGACGGCGGAGCGTGAGGCGGCGTTAAAGGCCGAATTAGAGGAAATGAAAAAAAGACAACACGATATGGAGGAGCAAATGAGACAATTTATGCAGTCCATGAGTAGAAATCAAAATCAAAGAACAAGTGAAGACGATGAAGATGACGACGAATTTGATGTGTAA